A genomic segment from Streptomyces sp. NBC_00459 encodes:
- a CDS encoding ABC transporter permease — protein MFGIYLKRELSRRKKAALVIAMGLALGIALVITVNSVSAGMQQAQEKVLQSLYGLGTDMTVTKARSAPTGNQSGRPSFDFDASSNDSTETQSSDRVTTQGGQTLKSALVTKVAAQKGVATAVGALSLNVTKVDGSFTQGKAKTDTSSSSSSSSGQGGPGGGQGGNSGSTAPPEIQGGGASFDVNSYSVTGVDVTNQALGPLATTTITSGKTFTAAQADAKVAVLSKSYAKENKYTVGKTLTISGTKYKVIGIATPESSESTTDVYLPLKQAQTLGDSANLVSTIYVQATDSKQIDTVKSTIQKNISGTTVTTSADLAETVSGSLSTASNLATSVGKWLSIAVLAAAFLVAALLTSSAVSRRVREFGTLKALGWPSRRVTRQVVGESIVNGLLGGALGIGIGLAAAYAVTTYSPKLTAQLGNTGGGGPGGGGPGGGGGPGQQSAANTMEIALSAPVSLTTIALAAGLAIAGGLIAGAMGGWRASRMRPADALRSVS, from the coding sequence ATGTTTGGCATCTATCTCAAGCGTGAGCTGAGCCGGCGCAAGAAGGCCGCTCTGGTCATCGCCATGGGTCTGGCGCTCGGTATCGCGCTGGTCATCACCGTCAACTCGGTGTCGGCCGGCATGCAGCAGGCACAGGAGAAGGTCCTGCAGTCGCTGTACGGCCTCGGCACCGACATGACCGTCACCAAGGCCAGATCGGCGCCCACCGGCAACCAGTCGGGCCGGCCGAGCTTCGACTTCGACGCCAGCTCGAACGACTCGACCGAGACGCAGAGCAGCGACCGCGTGACGACCCAGGGCGGCCAGACCCTGAAGTCGGCGCTGGTCACCAAGGTCGCCGCCCAGAAGGGCGTGGCGACGGCGGTGGGCGCGCTGAGCCTCAACGTCACCAAGGTCGACGGCTCCTTCACCCAGGGCAAGGCGAAGACCGACACCTCGTCGTCCTCCTCCTCGTCCTCCGGCCAGGGTGGTCCCGGCGGAGGCCAGGGCGGCAACTCCGGCAGCACCGCCCCGCCCGAGATCCAGGGCGGCGGCGCCTCGTTCGACGTCAACTCCTACTCCGTCACGGGCGTCGACGTGACGAACCAGGCGCTCGGCCCGCTCGCCACCACGACGATCACCAGCGGCAAGACGTTCACGGCGGCGCAGGCCGACGCGAAGGTCGCGGTGCTCAGCAAGTCCTACGCCAAGGAGAACAAGTACACGGTCGGCAAGACCCTCACGATCTCCGGCACCAAGTACAAGGTCATCGGCATCGCGACACCCGAGAGCAGCGAGTCCACGACCGACGTCTACCTGCCGCTCAAGCAGGCGCAGACGCTCGGTGACTCCGCGAACCTGGTCTCCACGATCTATGTCCAGGCGACCGACTCGAAGCAGATCGACACGGTCAAGTCGACGATCCAGAAGAACATCTCGGGTACGACGGTCACGACCTCCGCCGATCTCGCGGAGACCGTCTCCGGCTCCCTCTCCACGGCCTCGAACCTCGCTACCAGCGTCGGCAAGTGGCTGTCCATCGCGGTGCTCGCGGCGGCGTTCCTGGTGGCCGCGCTGCTCACCTCCTCGGCGGTGTCCCGCCGGGTGCGGGAGTTCGGCACGCTGAAGGCGCTGGGCTGGCCCTCGCGCAGGGTGACCCGGCAGGTCGTCGGCGAGTCCATCGTGAACGGTCTGCTCGGTGGCGCGCTCGGTATCGGCATCGGCCTGGCGGCGGCGTACGCGGTGACCACGTACAGCCCCAAGCTGACCGCGCAGCTCGGCAACACCGGCGGCGGTGGCCCCGGCGGTGGCGGCCCCGGCGGCGGTGGCGGCCCGGGTCAGCAGTCGGCGGCCAACACGATGGAGATCGCGCTGTCGGCGCCCGTCTCCCTCACCACCATCGCGCTCGCGGCGGGCCTCGCCATCGCCGGCGGTCTGATCGCCGGTGCGATGGGCGGCTGGCGGGCCTCCCGGATGCGGCCGGCGGACGCGCTGCGCAGCGTGTCGTAG
- a CDS encoding serine hydrolase domain-containing protein, which translates to MPSLEQTYDPGGGGELSGVPRLRVDTPERAGLDPEEMRHLVREVRALTTGERPWAPAAVVIAGRGPVIAVEVAAGWAVRYASYDERTDTGVELPAAARIPATMSTPFDLASLTKLFTAVAAMQQLERGTLGMDARVAAYLPDFTVAAQHGITVRQLLTHTSGLRPELPLYDCPDDAARRALLRAEAPSSPPGHHAYSDLNMLLLQYVLERITGRTLDILIRDGITRPLGMTATDFGPCPDAAATEDQRRPWAKAERGMVRGEVHDENAWALGGVAGHAGLFSTAHDLAVFCRCLLAGGAYGPARILGPDYVELLLASPGLGFAIDQPWFMGELSGRGAAGHTGFTGTSLVLDRATDTFVVLLTNAVHPKRSWGRVGNGPRARVGDRMARGVWGR; encoded by the coding sequence GTGCCGTCCTTGGAACAGACGTACGACCCTGGAGGGGGCGGAGAGCTGAGCGGCGTACCGAGACTGCGCGTCGACACCCCGGAACGGGCCGGCCTGGACCCCGAGGAGATGCGTCACCTCGTACGAGAGGTACGCGCCCTCACGACCGGCGAGCGACCCTGGGCCCCGGCCGCGGTCGTCATCGCCGGGCGCGGACCGGTGATCGCGGTGGAGGTGGCGGCGGGCTGGGCGGTGCGCTACGCGTCGTACGACGAGCGCACGGACACGGGAGTGGAGCTCCCGGCGGCGGCACGGATCCCGGCAACGATGTCGACGCCCTTCGACCTCGCCTCCCTGACGAAGCTGTTCACGGCGGTGGCGGCGATGCAGCAACTGGAGCGCGGCACGCTGGGCATGGACGCCCGGGTGGCCGCGTATCTGCCGGACTTCACGGTGGCGGCCCAACACGGCATCACCGTACGACAGTTGCTCACCCACACCTCGGGCCTGCGCCCCGAACTCCCGCTGTACGACTGCCCGGACGACGCGGCCCGCCGAGCGCTGCTACGGGCGGAGGCACCCTCGTCCCCGCCGGGCCACCACGCCTACTCCGACCTCAACATGCTGCTCCTCCAGTACGTCCTGGAGCGCATCACGGGCCGCACCCTGGACATCCTGATCCGTGACGGCATCACCCGCCCCCTCGGTATGACGGCGACCGACTTCGGCCCCTGTCCCGACGCGGCGGCGACCGAGGACCAGCGCAGACCGTGGGCCAAGGCGGAGCGCGGGATGGTGCGGGGCGAGGTCCACGACGAGAACGCGTGGGCGCTGGGCGGCGTGGCGGGCCACGCGGGTCTGTTCTCCACGGCCCATGACCTGGCGGTCTTCTGCCGCTGCCTGCTGGCGGGCGGCGCCTACGGCCCGGCCCGCATCCTGGGTCCGGACTACGTGGAGCTGCTGCTGGCCTCGCCGGGCCTGGGCTTCGCAATCGACCAGCCTTGGTTCATGGGGGAGTTGTCGGGGAGAGGCGCGGCCGGCCACACGGGCTTCACGGGCACGTCCCTCGTCCTGGACCGGGCCACGGACACTTTCGTCGTGCTGCTGACGAACGCGGTTCACCCGAAACGGAGTTGGGGGCGCGTGGGGAACGGGCCCCGGGCGCGGGTGGGGGACCGGATGGCTCGGGGGGTGTGGGGGAGATGA
- a CDS encoding Gfo/Idh/MocA family protein, which translates to MSAERVRWGILATGGIAAAMAADLVDLPDAELVAVASRSEASAKAFAERFGIPRAYGDWASLAEDADVDVVYVATPHSAHRAAAGLCLEAGRNVLCEKAFTLNVREAQELVALAKERGAFLMEGMWTYCNPVVRRLKALVEDGAIGEVRTVQADFGLEGPFPPSHRLRDPAQGGGALLDLGVYPVSFAHLLLGEPDDISARAVLSEENVDLQTGAVLSWESGALAAVHCSIVGGTSISASVTGSKGRIDVPDGFFFADRFVLHRDGRDPEEFVAAPDHGARNSFRHEATEVMRALRAGETESPLVPLDGTLAVMRTMDTIREQIGVRYPGEAR; encoded by the coding sequence ATGTCGGCTGAGCGCGTGCGATGGGGAATTCTGGCCACGGGAGGCATCGCGGCGGCGATGGCGGCGGATCTGGTGGATCTGCCGGACGCGGAGCTCGTCGCCGTCGCCTCGCGGAGCGAGGCCTCCGCGAAGGCGTTCGCGGAGCGGTTCGGCATCCCCCGGGCCTACGGCGACTGGGCGTCCCTGGCCGAGGACGCCGACGTGGACGTGGTGTACGTCGCCACTCCGCACTCGGCGCACCGGGCCGCCGCCGGCCTGTGCCTGGAGGCCGGGCGGAACGTGCTGTGCGAGAAGGCGTTCACGCTGAACGTGCGGGAGGCCCAGGAACTGGTCGCGCTGGCGAAGGAGCGCGGCGCCTTCCTGATGGAGGGCATGTGGACGTACTGCAACCCGGTCGTCCGGCGGCTGAAGGCGCTGGTCGAGGACGGTGCGATCGGTGAAGTGCGGACCGTTCAGGCCGACTTCGGGCTTGAGGGGCCCTTCCCTCCCTCGCACCGGCTGCGCGACCCGGCACAGGGCGGCGGGGCGCTGCTCGACCTGGGCGTCTACCCGGTGTCGTTCGCGCACCTGCTGCTCGGGGAGCCCGACGACATCTCGGCGAGAGCGGTGCTCTCCGAGGAGAACGTCGATCTCCAGACGGGTGCGGTGCTCTCATGGGAGAGCGGTGCTCTCGCCGCAGTGCACTGCTCCATCGTCGGCGGTACGTCCATCAGCGCGTCGGTGACCGGCTCCAAGGGCCGGATCGACGTACCCGACGGGTTCTTCTTCGCGGACCGGTTCGTGCTGCACCGCGACGGCCGCGACCCCGAGGAGTTCGTCGCCGCCCCGGACCACGGTGCCCGCAACAGCTTCCGGCACGAGGCCACCGAGGTGATGCGCGCGCTGCGGGCCGGCGAGACCGAGTCCCCGCTCGTCCCGCTCGACGGCACCCTCGCCGTGATGCGGACGATGGACACCATCCGGGAGCAGATCGGCGTCCGCTACCCCGGCGAGGCCCGCTGA
- a CDS encoding small ribosomal subunit Rsm22 family protein, translating to MNTPVSPTDALRASLAGLLDGLPPKTAAQAVERLIANYRGRTPTDAPVLRDRSDVAAYAAYRMPATFEAVCSALDAFAAAAPGWSPGSHVDVGGGTGAATWAVNAVWEGVRPVTVLDWAEPALTLGREIAAANPELKGAEWQRSRIGAALRIESTDLVTIAYVLGELTDADRTSVVDVAAGAAQAVVVIEPGTPDGYRRVIEAREQLVRAGFHIAAPCPHSAACPIVPGEDWCHFSARVSRSSLHRKVKGGSLSYEDEKFSYVAATRFPVTPAPTRIVRKPQIRKGQVLLDLCETEPSLRRETVTKRHGVLYRAARDADWGDAWPPVAENGSR from the coding sequence GTGAACACCCCCGTCTCCCCAACCGACGCCCTGCGCGCCTCCCTCGCCGGTCTGCTCGACGGCCTGCCGCCGAAGACGGCCGCACAGGCGGTCGAGCGGCTGATCGCCAACTACCGGGGGCGGACACCGACCGACGCGCCCGTGCTGCGGGACCGTTCCGACGTGGCCGCGTACGCCGCCTACCGGATGCCGGCCACCTTCGAGGCGGTGTGCTCGGCGCTGGACGCGTTTGCCGCGGCGGCGCCCGGATGGTCGCCCGGCAGTCATGTCGACGTCGGGGGCGGGACGGGGGCCGCGACCTGGGCGGTCAACGCCGTGTGGGAGGGCGTACGGCCAGTGACCGTGCTCGACTGGGCCGAGCCGGCGCTCACCCTGGGGCGGGAGATCGCCGCCGCCAACCCGGAGTTGAAGGGTGCGGAGTGGCAACGCTCTCGTATCGGAGCGGCGCTCAGAATCGAGAGCACTGATCTCGTCACCATCGCCTACGTCCTCGGCGAACTGACCGACGCCGACCGCACCTCCGTGGTCGACGTGGCGGCCGGCGCCGCCCAGGCCGTCGTCGTCATCGAACCCGGCACCCCCGACGGCTACCGCCGTGTCATCGAGGCCCGCGAGCAGCTCGTCCGCGCAGGGTTCCACATCGCCGCCCCCTGCCCGCACAGCGCGGCCTGTCCGATCGTCCCCGGCGAGGACTGGTGCCACTTCTCCGCCCGGGTCAGCCGCTCCTCCCTCCACCGCAAGGTGAAGGGCGGCTCCCTCTCCTACGAGGACGAGAAGTTCAGCTACGTCGCGGCCACCCGCTTCCCGGTGACTCCGGCGCCCACCCGGATCGTGCGCAAGCCGCAGATCCGGAAGGGGCAGGTGCTCCTGGACCTGTGCGAGACGGAGCCTTCGCTGCGTCGGGAAACGGTCACGAAGCGGCACGGTGTTCTCTACCGGGCCGCCCGCGACGCGGACTGGGGGGATGCCTGGCCGCCGGTGGCGGAGAACGGGAGCCGGTAG
- a CDS encoding SDR family oxidoreductase, translating into MSDGQPTAAEQGKTAERIAVVTGAGSGIGRAVALELLGAGWSVALTGRRTERLEETAALATGSLAPEGTREGTPAGACLVVRADVAQPDDVAALFAAVHERFGRLDLLFNNAGTFGPGGVAVEDLAYEAWRHVVDTNLNGAFLCAQAAYRQMKEQDPQGGRIINNGSISAHTPRPHSAPYTATKHALTGLTKALALDGRPYRIAVSQIDIGNAATEMTARMQTGALQANGEMAPEPVMDVTDVARTVRHMAELPLEANVQFATVLATSMPYVGRG; encoded by the coding sequence ATGAGCGACGGGCAGCCGACGGCCGCCGAGCAGGGGAAGACCGCCGAGAGGATCGCGGTCGTGACCGGTGCCGGTTCCGGTATCGGCCGCGCGGTCGCCCTCGAACTGCTCGGCGCGGGCTGGTCGGTGGCGCTCACGGGCCGTCGTACGGAACGCCTGGAGGAGACGGCGGCGCTCGCAACCGGGAGCCTCGCACCCGAGGGCACGCGCGAGGGAACTCCCGCGGGCGCCTGTCTCGTCGTACGCGCCGATGTGGCCCAACCCGACGACGTGGCCGCCCTGTTCGCGGCCGTGCACGAGCGGTTCGGGCGGCTCGACCTGCTGTTCAACAACGCGGGGACGTTCGGTCCCGGCGGGGTGGCGGTGGAGGATCTGGCGTACGAGGCGTGGCGGCACGTCGTGGACACGAACCTCAACGGGGCGTTCCTGTGCGCGCAGGCGGCGTACCGGCAGATGAAGGAGCAGGACCCGCAGGGTGGCCGGATCATCAACAACGGGTCGATCTCCGCGCACACGCCCCGGCCGCACTCGGCGCCGTACACCGCGACCAAGCACGCGTTGACGGGCCTGACCAAGGCGCTGGCGCTGGACGGGCGGCCGTACCGGATCGCGGTCTCGCAGATCGACATCGGGAACGCGGCGACGGAGATGACCGCGCGGATGCAAACGGGCGCTCTGCAGGCGAACGGGGAGATGGCGCCGGAGCCCGTCATGGACGTGACGGACGTGGCCCGGACCGTGCGGCACATGGCGGAGCTGCCGTTGGAGGCGAATGTGCAGTTCGCGACGGTTCTGGCGACTTCGATGCCCTACGTGGGGCGCGGCTGA
- a CDS encoding helix-turn-helix domain-containing protein produces MNRKELHPDSSPQAAFGARLRSSREARGWTQDELAERMGYSSTHISSVETGRKLPTLRLARSADSALGTGDMFERAFRKVRNAGLLEGFPQFVDHEAQAVEIRLYEVGVVPGLLQTPEYAAVLAQSAVKRGAITSDQADERIALVAERQATLVRTPPPMVFVVLDEGCIRRPIGEPAVMEAQLARLVEFAELPNTVLQVAPFEMGARRPFNLPVYIVTLLDRSLVSYAESAHRGHLERESTFVLPMLTAYHQLQAEALSQAASVAMIEQLRKGTP; encoded by the coding sequence TTGAACCGCAAGGAGTTGCACCCGGACAGCTCGCCCCAGGCGGCCTTCGGGGCACGGCTGCGCAGTTCACGTGAGGCGCGAGGCTGGACGCAGGATGAGCTGGCAGAGCGGATGGGGTACTCCAGCACACACATCTCGTCGGTCGAAACCGGTCGCAAACTTCCAACCTTGCGCCTCGCGCGGAGTGCGGATTCCGCGTTGGGGACAGGCGACATGTTCGAGCGCGCGTTTCGCAAGGTGCGGAACGCCGGACTGCTGGAGGGCTTCCCGCAGTTCGTCGACCACGAGGCGCAGGCGGTGGAGATCCGGCTGTACGAGGTGGGTGTCGTCCCCGGTCTGCTTCAGACGCCGGAGTACGCGGCGGTTCTCGCGCAGAGCGCCGTGAAGCGGGGAGCGATCACGAGCGACCAGGCGGACGAGCGCATCGCGCTCGTCGCGGAACGGCAGGCCACGCTTGTCCGGACGCCCCCGCCGATGGTCTTCGTGGTGTTGGACGAAGGCTGTATCCGTCGGCCCATCGGTGAACCCGCCGTCATGGAAGCCCAGTTGGCGCGGCTGGTCGAGTTCGCCGAGTTGCCGAACACCGTCCTCCAGGTTGCCCCGTTCGAGATGGGGGCCAGGCGTCCATTCAACCTGCCGGTCTACATCGTGACTCTGCTGGACCGTTCGCTCGTGTCCTACGCCGAGTCCGCCCACCGGGGTCATCTCGAACGAGAAAGCACTTTCGTCCTGCCCATGCTGACGGCCTACCATCAGTTGCAGGCCGAAGCGCTCTCTCAGGCGGCATCTGTGGCCATGATCGAGCAGTTACGAAAGGGCACTCCGTGA
- a CDS encoding aldo/keto reductase: protein MENTDSTGATQAFANRTLGRSGIEVSPLGFGCWAIGGEWGAPDGQPLGWGKVDDDESVRAVRRALDLGVTFFDTADVYGTGHSERVLGRALGKHRTDVVIATKWGNLFDERTRIADGQDDSPAYLRRALTASLARLGTDYVDLYQLHLSEGDLDAAAQLRDVCEELVAEGLIRAYAWSTDDPARAALFAQGPHCAAVQHCLNVMQDAPEMLALCEESGLASINRSPLAMGLLAGKRAAGQALEAGDIRNAPPAWLPGFTAGAGADPDWLAHVDALRSVLTSGGRTLAQGALGWLWARSPRTVPIPGFRSVAQAEENAGAIAKGPLTAGQLAEIDQLLGR, encoded by the coding sequence ATGGAGAACACGGACAGCACAGGCGCCACCCAGGCCTTCGCGAACCGGACCCTGGGCCGCAGCGGCATCGAGGTCAGCCCCCTCGGCTTCGGCTGCTGGGCCATCGGCGGAGAGTGGGGCGCCCCGGACGGACAGCCCCTCGGCTGGGGCAAGGTGGACGACGACGAGTCCGTACGGGCGGTCCGGCGCGCCCTCGACCTGGGCGTCACCTTCTTCGACACGGCCGACGTGTACGGCACCGGACACAGCGAGCGCGTCCTCGGCCGGGCCCTCGGCAAGCACCGTACGGATGTCGTGATCGCCACCAAGTGGGGCAACCTCTTCGACGAGCGGACGCGGATCGCGGACGGCCAGGACGACAGCCCCGCGTACCTCCGCCGTGCCCTCACCGCCTCCCTCGCCCGCCTCGGCACCGACTACGTCGACCTCTACCAACTGCACCTGTCCGAGGGTGACTTGGACGCGGCTGCCCAACTCCGTGACGTATGCGAGGAGTTGGTCGCCGAAGGGCTCATCCGTGCCTACGCCTGGAGCACCGACGACCCGGCCCGCGCCGCCCTCTTCGCCCAGGGGCCGCACTGCGCGGCCGTACAGCACTGCCTCAACGTCATGCAGGACGCGCCCGAAATGCTCGCCCTCTGCGAGGAGTCGGGGCTCGCGAGCATCAACCGGAGCCCGCTCGCCATGGGGCTGCTGGCAGGGAAGCGGGCGGCCGGGCAGGCACTCGAAGCGGGGGACATCCGTAACGCGCCGCCCGCCTGGCTGCCGGGCTTCACGGCCGGTGCGGGCGCAGACCCGGACTGGCTGGCGCACGTCGACGCGCTGCGCTCCGTCCTCACCAGCGGCGGTCGTACGCTCGCCCAGGGCGCCCTCGGCTGGCTGTGGGCGCGCAGCCCCCGTACCGTCCCCATCCCCGGTTTCCGGTCCGTCGCCCAGGCCGAGGAGAACGCCGGCGCGATCGCGAAAGGGCCGCTCACCGCAGGGCAGTTGGCCGAGATCGACCAACTGCTCGGGCGGTGA
- a CDS encoding ABC transporter ATP-binding protein codes for MYKLTGVTKRYTRGKETVEALRGIDLVIEDGDQLVIQGPTGGGKSTLLQMIGGLDRPTEGSVELDGVDLGSISEARLTRLRAEKIGIIFQAFNLIPTLTAQENVETALVPLGVKPAERRERAAEALRSVGLGDRLAHSPTELSGGQQQRVAIARALVKKPKVLLADEPTGNLDEGTRDDIMALLEGLWREHGLTFVLVTHDSSIARRAPRVATIKAGQLTVTEQDQYVG; via the coding sequence ATGTACAAGCTCACCGGTGTCACCAAGAGATACACGCGGGGCAAGGAGACGGTGGAGGCGCTGCGCGGCATCGACCTCGTCATCGAGGACGGTGACCAGCTCGTCATCCAGGGTCCCACCGGCGGCGGCAAGTCCACCCTCCTGCAGATGATCGGCGGCCTGGACCGGCCGACCGAGGGCAGTGTCGAGCTGGACGGTGTCGATCTCGGCTCCATCAGCGAGGCCAGGCTGACCCGGCTGCGCGCCGAGAAGATCGGCATCATCTTCCAGGCGTTCAACCTCATCCCGACGCTCACCGCGCAGGAGAACGTCGAGACGGCCCTCGTACCGCTCGGGGTGAAGCCCGCCGAGCGGCGCGAGCGGGCGGCCGAGGCGCTGCGCTCGGTCGGTCTCGGCGACCGCCTGGCCCACTCGCCGACCGAGTTGTCCGGCGGTCAGCAGCAGCGGGTGGCCATCGCCCGCGCCCTGGTGAAGAAGCCGAAGGTGCTGCTCGCGGACGAGCCCACCGGCAACCTCGACGAGGGCACGCGCGACGACATCATGGCGCTGCTCGAAGGGCTGTGGCGCGAGCACGGGCTGACCTTCGTCCTGGTCACCCACGACTCGTCGATCGCCCGGCGCGCACCCCGCGTGGCGACCATCAAGGCAGGTCAGCTGACGGTCACCGAGCAGGACCAGTACGTCGGTTGA
- a CDS encoding GNAT family N-acetyltransferase, producing the protein MPELIAPTGSLRSSWLAACDEWPPGAHQDGTGLRLAPDTGLDSPEVFAAWVERLRQQSDRSVAVREGHVHATYWWIVEDGTYLGAIDLRHYLNAVLLDIAGHVGYSIRPSARRRGLATWALGAVLHEARTLGLDRVLVTCDDDNVGSARTIELNGGVLEDVRTTDVGTKRRYWITL; encoded by the coding sequence ATGCCCGAACTGATCGCACCCACAGGCAGCCTCCGGTCCTCATGGCTCGCGGCGTGTGACGAGTGGCCTCCAGGCGCCCACCAGGACGGAACCGGTCTGCGTCTCGCACCTGACACCGGCCTCGACAGCCCCGAGGTTTTCGCGGCGTGGGTCGAGCGACTTCGGCAGCAGTCGGACAGGTCGGTTGCCGTGAGAGAGGGGCACGTCCACGCCACCTACTGGTGGATCGTCGAGGACGGCACCTATCTCGGAGCCATCGATCTGCGCCACTATCTGAACGCCGTTCTGCTCGATATCGCCGGGCACGTCGGCTACAGCATCCGGCCCTCCGCGCGGAGACGTGGCCTGGCCACATGGGCCCTCGGGGCGGTTCTGCACGAAGCCCGTACGCTCGGCCTGGACCGGGTCCTGGTCACCTGCGACGACGACAACGTCGGATCGGCGCGCACCATCGAGCTCAACGGTGGTGTCCTGGAGGACGTACGTACCACCGACGTGGGCACCAAGCGCCGCTACTGGATCACTCTGTAA
- a CDS encoding multidrug effflux MFS transporter — protein MAETGTATAAGTATAAETEPETEAGRRKNLPGSARSLRRTGLLVTFILGGLTATPPLAMDMYLPSLPEVTTSLHASAASVQLTLTACLAGMALGQLLIGPMSDRWGRRRPLLAGLAVYVVATVLCGIAPNLEFLVGFRLVQGLAGSAGIVIARAVVRDLHDGVAMARFFSSLMLISGVAPIVAPLIGGQVLRVTDWRGVFAVLTVVGIALAVLVWFRLPETLDPADRHGGGVGEALRSMRTLLVDRVFTGYVLAGGFAFAALFAYIAASPFVIQEIYGASPQTFSLLFGVNSVGLVIVGQINGKVLVGRVSMDKVLAVGLAVITLAATALLLMATGVFGEAGLFPVAVALFVLMSAMGLAMPNTQTLALMRTRHSAGAASALLGTTSFLIGAVASPLVGIAGEDTAVPMAIVQLVAALVAVGCFVGLCRPWNRRTTLEGAES, from the coding sequence GTGGCAGAGACAGGGACGGCTACCGCGGCAGGGACGGCAACCGCGGCAGAGACGGAGCCCGAGACAGAGGCAGGAAGACGGAAGAACCTACCCGGCTCCGCCCGCTCCCTCCGCCGCACCGGCCTCCTCGTCACCTTCATCCTCGGCGGTCTGACGGCGACGCCCCCGCTGGCGATGGACATGTACCTCCCGTCCCTCCCCGAGGTCACGACCTCCCTGCACGCGTCCGCCGCGAGCGTCCAGCTGACCCTGACCGCCTGTCTGGCGGGCATGGCCCTCGGGCAGCTCCTGATCGGCCCGATGAGCGACCGATGGGGCCGCCGACGCCCCCTCCTGGCGGGCCTGGCGGTGTACGTCGTGGCCACCGTCCTGTGCGGCATCGCGCCCAACCTGGAGTTCCTGGTCGGGTTCCGGCTGGTCCAGGGACTGGCGGGCTCGGCCGGGATAGTCATCGCCCGGGCGGTCGTACGGGACCTGCACGACGGTGTGGCCATGGCCCGCTTCTTCTCCTCCCTCATGCTGATCTCGGGGGTCGCCCCGATCGTCGCGCCGCTCATCGGCGGCCAGGTCCTGCGCGTGACGGACTGGCGGGGCGTGTTCGCCGTCCTCACGGTGGTCGGGATCGCGCTCGCGGTGCTGGTCTGGTTCCGCCTCCCCGAGACCCTCGACCCGGCCGACCGCCATGGCGGCGGAGTCGGCGAGGCGCTCCGCTCCATGCGCACCCTGCTCGTGGACCGGGTCTTCACCGGGTACGTCCTCGCGGGCGGCTTCGCCTTCGCGGCCCTGTTCGCGTACATCGCCGCGTCCCCCTTCGTGATCCAGGAGATCTACGGGGCCTCCCCGCAGACGTTCAGCCTGCTGTTCGGCGTCAACTCGGTCGGACTGGTGATCGTCGGCCAGATCAACGGCAAGGTGCTGGTCGGCCGGGTGTCCATGGACAAGGTGCTGGCGGTGGGCCTGGCGGTCATCACCCTCGCGGCCACGGCACTGCTGCTGATGGCGACGGGGGTCTTCGGCGAGGCGGGCCTGTTCCCGGTGGCGGTGGCGCTCTTCGTCCTGATGTCCGCGATGGGCCTGGCGATGCCCAACACCCAGACCCTCGCCCTGATGCGTACGCGCCACTCGGCGGGCGCCGCGTCCGCCTTGCTGGGCACCACCTCCTTCCTGATCGGCGCGGTTGCCTCCCCGCTGGTGGGCATCGCCGGCGAGGACACGGCCGTCCCGATGGCGATCGTCCAACTGGTGGCGGCACTGGTGGCGGTCGGCTGCTTCGTGGGACTGTGCCGTCCTTGGAACAGACGTACGACCCTGGAGGGGGCGGAGAGCTGA
- a CDS encoding class I SAM-dependent methyltransferase, with protein MPDECFQHPRLAAIYDPLDPDRGDLDAYVDMAMEFEARHVLDIGCGTGVFALLLAHRGIDVVGVDPALASLDVARAKPGAEHVRWIHGDATTLPPLHQMDLATMTANAAQEITDPLAWQRTLRGTYAALRPGGLLAFETRDPSKRAWEQWNRDSSYRVTELPGVGGVESWVELTEVNAPLVTFRWTFVFAADGEGLTSDSTLRFRERDEIESELLAQGYEVREVREAPDRPGREFVFLAQRPGPTP; from the coding sequence ATGCCCGACGAATGCTTCCAGCACCCCCGCCTCGCCGCGATCTACGACCCGCTCGACCCCGATCGCGGCGACCTGGACGCATATGTCGACATGGCGATGGAATTCGAGGCCCGTCACGTCCTAGACATCGGCTGCGGCACCGGTGTCTTCGCCCTTCTGCTCGCGCACCGGGGGATCGACGTGGTCGGCGTCGACCCGGCCCTGGCCTCCCTCGACGTCGCTCGTGCCAAGCCCGGCGCCGAACACGTCCGCTGGATCCACGGAGACGCGACGACCCTGCCGCCCCTCCACCAGATGGACCTCGCGACGATGACCGCCAACGCCGCCCAGGAGATCACCGATCCACTCGCCTGGCAGCGCACCCTGCGGGGAACCTACGCGGCCCTCCGTCCCGGCGGCCTCCTCGCCTTCGAGACCCGGGACCCGTCGAAGCGAGCCTGGGAGCAGTGGAACCGTGACTCCTCGTACCGCGTGACGGAGCTCCCCGGCGTCGGCGGGGTCGAGAGCTGGGTCGAGCTGACGGAGGTCAACGCCCCCCTGGTGACGTTCCGTTGGACCTTCGTGTTCGCCGCCGACGGCGAGGGGCTGACCTCCGACTCGACCCTGCGATTCCGTGAACGGGACGAGATCGAGAGCGAGTTACTGGCCCAGGGTTACGAGGTACGGGAGGTGCGCGAAGCACCCGACCGTCCCGGCCGGGAATTCGTGTTCCTGGCCCAGCGGCCCGGACCCACACCGTGA